In Helianthus annuus cultivar XRQ/B chromosome 9, HanXRQr2.0-SUNRISE, whole genome shotgun sequence, the following are encoded in one genomic region:
- the LOC110874622 gene encoding (E)-beta-ocimene synthase, chloroplastic: protein MALQLYHLAFAKCFFEVCKPMPNTRATSRRHRLIKAAESQLAITYQPTIWSHDYIRVLDDNFPTKFEEKVRELEKKTVMLLNVDFENGGFTMLELLEQIDDIERLGLGYRFQNDIRRALDIIASIHGTNVGLEEKQDSLHEASLRFRILRQHGYNVSPDFIRRFKDNHGGFIGCLETDVEGLLSLYEASHLAFMEESDLHEAKLFATKHLLKLKGRVNDAQALEQINHALEAPLYHRMLRLQARCYIHAYNKRQDANLLLLELATLDFNMIQATFRTELKELSKWWKKTGLAQELGFIRDRLMECFFWTVGVVFEPQYNSCRVRLTKVCTLITVIDDIYDVYGSLDELQIFTDAVRRWDINAIDDMPKYLKLGFGALYNTITEVGSNTSVGQGENIIPILVKVWGELFEAFLVEAKWTRDKYIPTFDDYLDNAWRSVSGVVIVTHGYFLINHEIKKDVIESLEKYHDLMKWSSMVFRLYNDLATSSNEIERGKTVNAISCYMHENGVCEEVARAYITTLIDEAWSKLVKVHVACSQELANPFIDMAINLARISHCTYQYGDGHGAPDSRAKDRVLSVIIEPIAFKEIEHMYT from the exons ATGGCTCTTCAACTATATCATCTAGCCTTTGCCAAATGTTTCTTTGAGGTATGTAAACCAATGCCAAACACCCGAGCGACAAGTAGGCGGCATAGATTGATCAAGGCCGCCGAGAGTCAGTTAGCCATTACTTACCAGCCAACTATCTGGAGTCACGATTATATCCGGGTGTTAGATGATAATTTCCCG ACGAAGTTTGAGGAGAAGGTCAGGGAGCTAGAGAAGAAGACGGTAATGTTGTTGAATGTTGATTTTGAAAATGGTGGTTTCACTATGTTGGAGTTGCTTGAACAGATAGATGATATTGAAAGGCTGGGTCTTGGCTATCGGTTTCAAAACGATATAAGGAGAGCACTGGACATAATCGCGTCAATACATGGAACTAATGTCGGGCTTGAAGAAAAGCAAGATAGTCTACATGAGGCATCTCTTAGATTCAGGATTCTTAGACAACATGGCTATAATGTGTCCCCAG ATTTTATTAGGAGATTCAAGGACAATCATGGTGGCTTTATTGGATGCCTAGAGACAGATGTCGAGGGGTTGTTAAGTTTATATGAAGCTTCACATCTTGCTTTCATGGAAGAAAGTGATTTGCATGAGGCCAAGTTATTTGCTACCAAACATTTGTTGAAACTTAAGGGTCGAGTAAATGATGCCCAAGCTCTTGAACAGATAAACCATGCATTGGAAGCCCCCTTGTATCATAGGATGCTTAGATTACAAGCAAGGTGTTACATTCATGCATACAATAAACGACAAGACGCAAATCTACTTCTGCTAGAGCTTGCAACATTAGATTTCAACATGATTCAAGCTACATTCAGAACAGAACTTAAAGAATTATCAAA GTGGTGGAAAAAGACAGGCCTAGCACAAGAGTTAGGCTTCATTAGGGATCGACTCATGGAATGCTTCTTTTGGACAGTTGGTGTGGTTTTTGAACCTCAATATAATTCTTGTCGTGTAAGGCTAACGAAAGTCTGTACGTTAATTACTGTTATTGATGACATCTACGACGTTTATGGTTCCCTAGATGAACTGCAGATCTTCACGGATGCTGTCAGGAG GTGGGATATTAATGCAATAGACGATATGCCAAAGTATTTAAAGCTAGGCTTCGGGGCTCTTTACAACACGATTACTGAAGTGGGTTCTAATACTTCGGTTGGACAAGGAGAAAACATCATACCGATCCTTGTAAAAGTG TGGGGAGAATTATTTGAAGCATTTCTTGTGGAAGCAAAGTGGACCCGTGACAAATACATTCCAACATTTGACGATTATCTTGATAACGCGTGGAGATCGGTGTCAGGAGTAGTTATTGTTACTCATGGATACTTTTTGATCAATCATGAAATCAAAAAAGATGTGATTGAGTCCCTAGAGAAGTATCATGATCTTATGAAATGGTCATCAATGGTTTTTCGACTTTACAATGATTTAGCTACTTCATCG AATGAGATAGAAAGAGGTAAAACTGTAAATGCAATATCATGTTACATGCACGAGAATGGTGTTTGTGAGGAAGTTGCGCGTGCATATATAACAACGTTAATCGATGAAGCATGGAGTAAGCTGGTCAAAGTGCATGTGGCTTGTTCTCAAGAGTTGGCGAATCCGTTCATTGATATGGCAATTAATCTAGCTCGAATTTCACATTGTACGTACCAATATGGTGATGGACATGGAGCTCCCGACTCTCGAGCCAAAGATCGAGTCTTATCCGTAATTATTGAGCCCATTGCGTTTAAAGAAATTGAACATATGTATACTTAA